The proteins below are encoded in one region of Sphingobium yanoikuyae:
- the gcvPB gene encoding aminomethyl-transferring glycine dehydrogenase subunit GcvPB, producing the protein MTMLKEGRPTTPQAVAQEHMTPETATGNRALMLEEKLIFEIGSCHTTGVDFAPAPKVASRLGSLARTDSIGLPGLSEQGTVRHYTRLSRQNYAIDLGLFPLGSCTMKHNPRLNEKVARMPGFADIHPLQPQSTVQGALAVIHELAAWLVTLTGMHSVAMSPKAGAHGELCGLLAIRAALEARGDARSVILVPESAHGTNPATAAFCGYKVEDIPATPDGRVDLEALKARLGPDVAAVMITNPNTCGLFERDMKTISDAVHAAGAFVYCDGANFNAIVGRVRPGDLGVDAMHINLHKTFSTPHGGGGPGSGPVVLSEALTPFAPLPFVEKQGDKFVLVEEETAEDHHAQTFGRMVAFHGQMGMFTRALTYILSHGADGLRQVASDAVLNANYILRSLDDVLDAPFGGAGPCMHEALFSDKGLAEGFTTLDIAKGLIDEGFHPMTMYFPLVVHGAMLVEPTETESKAALDQFIMALRSLAERAKAGDEALKGAPYHAPRRRLDETLAARKPVLTWSEPDLAVAAE; encoded by the coding sequence ATGACCATGTTGAAGGAAGGTCGCCCGACCACCCCGCAGGCCGTCGCGCAGGAGCATATGACCCCGGAAACCGCCACCGGCAACCGCGCGCTGATGCTGGAAGAAAAGCTGATCTTCGAGATCGGCTCTTGCCACACCACCGGCGTCGATTTCGCGCCGGCGCCCAAGGTGGCCAGCCGTCTGGGTTCGCTCGCCCGCACCGACAGCATCGGCCTGCCCGGCCTGTCGGAACAGGGAACGGTGCGCCATTACACCCGCCTGTCGCGCCAGAATTACGCCATCGATCTTGGCCTGTTCCCGCTTGGCAGCTGCACCATGAAGCACAACCCGCGCCTCAACGAAAAGGTCGCGCGGATGCCCGGTTTCGCCGACATCCACCCGCTGCAGCCGCAGTCGACGGTGCAGGGCGCACTGGCTGTCATCCATGAACTGGCCGCCTGGCTGGTGACGCTGACCGGCATGCACTCGGTCGCCATGTCGCCCAAGGCGGGCGCCCATGGCGAACTGTGCGGCCTGCTGGCGATCCGCGCCGCGCTCGAAGCCCGTGGTGACGCCCGCAGCGTCATCCTGGTGCCCGAAAGCGCCCATGGCACCAATCCCGCCACCGCCGCCTTCTGCGGCTACAAGGTCGAGGATATTCCCGCGACCCCGGATGGCCGCGTCGATCTGGAAGCCTTGAAGGCCCGTCTGGGCCCGGACGTTGCGGCGGTGATGATCACCAACCCCAACACCTGCGGCCTGTTCGAGCGCGACATGAAGACGATCTCCGACGCGGTCCATGCCGCCGGGGCCTTCGTCTATTGCGACGGCGCGAACTTCAACGCCATTGTCGGCCGGGTCCGTCCCGGTGACCTGGGCGTCGACGCGATGCACATCAACCTGCACAAGACCTTCTCGACGCCCCATGGCGGCGGTGGTCCGGGTTCGGGTCCGGTGGTGCTGTCCGAAGCGCTCACGCCCTTCGCGCCGCTGCCCTTCGTGGAAAAGCAGGGCGACAAGTTCGTTCTGGTCGAGGAAGAAACGGCGGAGGATCACCACGCCCAGACCTTTGGCCGCATGGTCGCCTTCCATGGCCAGATGGGCATGTTCACCCGCGCGCTGACCTATATCCTCAGCCACGGTGCCGATGGCCTGCGCCAGGTCGCGAGCGACGCGGTGCTGAACGCCAACTATATCCTGCGCAGCCTGGATGACGTGCTCGACGCGCCCTTCGGCGGTGCTGGTCCGTGCATGCATGAGGCGCTGTTCAGCGACAAGGGGCTGGCCGAAGGCTTCACCACGCTCGACATCGCCAAGGGCCTGATCGACGAGGGCTTCCACCCGATGACCATGTATTTCCCGCTGGTCGTCCATGGCGCGATGCTGGTCGAACCGACCGAGACCGAGAGCAAGGCCGCGCTCGACCAGTTCATCATGGCGCTGCGCAGCCTCGCCGAGCGGGCCAAGGCGGGTGACGAGGCGCTGAAGGGCGCGCCCTATCACGCCCCGCGTCGTCGCCTCGACGAGACGCTGGCGGCGCGCAAGCCGGTGCTGACCTGGTCCGAACCGGATCTGGCGGTCGCCGCCGAATAA
- a CDS encoding DUF938 domain-containing protein, giving the protein MTQDAPAPWTPQGDGPDPRRHAPATLRNRDAIAAVLRDELPDAGLVLEVASGSGEHVVHFAVTFPALDWQPSDPDPAALASIAALRGDANLPNLRTPLLIDAAGADWPIDAADALLCINMVHISPWGATLGLLARGAQLLALGAPLILYGPYVEDDVPTAPSNLAFDRSLKDRNPQWGLRTLNDVDRAAADVGFGRTRRVAMPANNLMLVYRRG; this is encoded by the coding sequence ATGACACAGGATGCCCCCGCACCCTGGACGCCGCAGGGCGACGGCCCCGATCCGCGCCGCCATGCCCCCGCGACGCTGCGCAACCGCGATGCGATCGCGGCTGTCCTGCGGGACGAACTGCCCGATGCCGGGCTGGTGCTGGAAGTGGCGAGCGGCAGTGGCGAACATGTCGTCCACTTCGCCGTCACCTTCCCCGCGCTCGATTGGCAGCCCAGTGATCCCGATCCCGCCGCGCTGGCCTCGATCGCGGCGCTGCGCGGCGACGCTAATCTGCCTAATTTGCGCACGCCGCTGCTGATCGACGCGGCGGGCGCCGACTGGCCGATCGATGCGGCCGACGCGCTCCTGTGCATCAACATGGTGCATATCAGCCCCTGGGGCGCGACGCTGGGGCTGCTGGCGCGTGGCGCGCAATTGCTGGCGCTGGGCGCGCCGCTGATCCTCTACGGCCCCTATGTCGAGGATGATGTGCCGACCGCCCCCTCCAATCTGGCGTTCGACCGATCGCTGAAGGATCGCAACCCGCAATGGGGCCTTCGGACCCTGAACGATGTCGACCGGGCGGCGGCCGATGTCGGGTTCGGCCGCACCCGGCGGGTGGCGATGCCGGCCAATAATCTGATGCTGGTCTATCGTCGGGGA